Proteins encoded in a region of the Diospyros lotus cultivar Yz01 chromosome 9, ASM1463336v1, whole genome shotgun sequence genome:
- the LOC127809262 gene encoding uncharacterized protein LOC127809262, translating into MATRGHKKGKLSPRYIGSYDVTERIGPVTYRLTLSMALSNLHDVFHVSQLLKHELDPSQIMPSKAVEVRENLSYLERPVKILDRRDQVLRNKSIPLVQVLWRNPISEELTWEREEDMKRNFPFLFEETISRMDVD; encoded by the coding sequence ATGGCAACTCGAGGACACAAGAAAGGTAAGTTGAGCCCCAGGTATATTGGGTCATACGATGTCACAGAAAGAATTGGACCAGTTACTTATCGACTCACTTTATCGATGGCTCTATCCAATCTACACGATGTGTTCCACGTGTCACAACTCCTGAAACATGAGCTCGATCCATCGCAGATAATGCCGTCAAAAGCCGTCGAGGTTCGAGAGAATCTTTCATACCTCGAGAGACCAGTTAAAATTTTGGACCGAAGAGATCAAGTATTGAGGAACAAGTCCATACCACTGGTACAAGTGCTGTGGAGGAATCCAATAAGCGAGGAGCTAACATGGGAACGAGAAGAGGATATGAAGCgtaattttccatttttgtttgaAGAGACAATAAGCAGGATGGATGTAGACTAA
- the LOC127810659 gene encoding probable pectate lyase 5, with product MAANPLFQLFFLIAILSLSPVVIISSSPAVQDPEQVVQEVNERINNATRRKLGFLSCGTGNPMDDCWRCDPNWEKNRQRLADCAIGFGKHAIGGRDGKIYVVTDAGDDDPVNPKPGTLRYAVIQDEPLWIIFQRDMVIKLKEELMMNSFKTIDGRGASVHIAGGPCITIQYVTNIIIHGLHIHDCKQGGNANVRDSPEHYGWRTVSDGDGVSIFGGSHVWVDHCSLANCNDGLVDAIHGSTAITISNNYMTQHNKVMLLGHSDTYTQDKNMQVTIAFNHFGEGLVQRMPRCRHGYFHVVNNDYTHWEMYAIGGSAAPTINSQGNRFTAPNDRFNKEVTKHEDAPQSEWKNWNWRSEGDLMQNGAFFMPSGAGEKSSSYAKASSLGARPSSLVSSITSAAGALACRKNSRC from the exons ATGGCAGCTAATCCTCTCTTTCAGCTCTTCTTCCTCATTGcaattctctccctttctccaGTCGTCATAATTTCCTCCTCGCCGGCCGTTCAGGACCCCGAGCAAGTGGTTCAAGAAGTGAATGA GAGAATCAACAATGCAACGAGGAGGAAGCTTGGGTTTCTCTCCTGCGGAACCGGCAACCCCATGGACGATTGCTGGAGGTGCGATCCAAACTGGGAGAAGAACCGGCAGCGCCTAGCCGACTGTGCTATCGGCTTTGGCAAGCACGCCATTGGCGGCAGAGACGGTAAAATTTACGTGGTGACCGACGCCGGAGACGACGATCCTGTGAATCCGAAGCCGGGGACTCTCCGGTACGCCGTGATCCAGGACGAGCCGCTCTGGATCATATTCCAGCGCGACATGGTGATCAAGCTCAAGGAAGAGTTGATGATGAATTCCTTCAAGACGATCGACGGCCGGGGAGCCAGCGTCCACATCGCCGGCGGACCGTGCATCACGATCCAGTACGTGACGAACATCATAATACACGGCCTCCACATTCACGATTGCAAGCAAGGGGGGAACGCCAACGTGAGGGACTCGCCGGAGCACTACGGGTGGAGGACGGTGTCTGACGGCGACGGGGTGTCGATCTTCGGCGGGAGCCATGTCTGGGTGGATCACTGCTCGTTGGCGAACTGCAACGACGGGCTGGTTGATGCGATACATGGATCGACAGCCATCACCATCTCGAACAATTATATGACGCAACACAACAAGGTGATGCTATTGGGGCACAGTGATACCTATACGCAGGACAAGAACATGCAGGTCACCATCGCCTTCAACCACTTTGGGGAAGGCCTTGTGCAAAGGATGCCCAG ATGTAGACATGGTTATTTTCATGTGGTGAACAATGACTATACCCACTGGGAAATGTACGCAATTGGTGGCAGCGCGGCTCCTACAATCAATAGCCAAGGCAATAGGTTTACGGCTCCTAATGATCGGTTCAACAAAGAG GTTACGAAACACGAGGATGCGCCGCAGAGCGAGTGGAAGAACTGGAATTGGAGATCTGAAGGAGACCTAATGCAAAATGGGGCCTTCTTCATGCCGAGCGGGGCAGGAGAAAAATCGTCAAGCTACGCCAAGGCGTCTAGCCTGGGGGCAAGACCCTCTTCCCTGGTGAGCTCAATAACATCAGCAGCGGGAGCGCTTGCCTGCAGGAAGAACTCCCGTTGCTGA